Below is a window of Hydrogenimonas sp. SS33 DNA.
CCAGCGACTGGCGCGCCCAGGCGTAGTCGGCGGCCATCGCCCGCATCGTCTCCCTGTCGGAGGCGGTCAGATTGGCCACCTTGCCCCAGATGTCGGGCTCCCAGCTGACGGCGGGGCCGAAGAACGCCCTGTCCTTCTTGCTACCGTCACGGTCGGTGAAGCTGCCCCTGATGTCGAGCCTCGGATAGATGCCGCTTTCACTCAGACGCATCAGGGCCGCCGCCTGTTCGACCCGCGCCGCGGCGACGGTCAGGTCGGGGTTGTGGGCCTGGGCCTCTTTGACGAGGGTGACCAGTGTCGGATCGTCGAAGGTGGCGATCCAATCGTCGGCCACGTTGCCCGCTTCCGCGGGCGAGGCGAAGTGCCCGGGCGCTTTGACCGCCCCATCCAGGGGCTTGGTCGCCTCCGGAAGGTTCGCCACATTGTGGGCGCAGCCGCCCAGGGTCAAAACGGCCGCCGCGGAGAGGGCCACGGTTTTGAGATGTTTCATCCTTATTCCCCTCGTCAATGGAATCGAAGGAAGTGCGACCAGGTGATCATGCGCAGCAAAATCTTGCGCACGATCGCCACGTGGGACCAGTACCCCTCTTTGGCGCCGTAGACCGCCACGTCGGCATCCACCCCCATGGGCAGCCCGAGCTGGCTGATGTTTTTGTCCAGGGTGATGACCGCAGGCACAAGGCCTGGAGGAAGCTGGCGGGTGAAGGAGACCATATCCTGGCCCGGTTTCAACTCGCCCTCCGCCATGACCGGCAGCACTTTGGAAACATGGCCCTGGAAGGTCATGCCCGGATAGGCGGTGAAGACCGCCTCCGCCGGGTCACCCTCGTGCAGGTTGCTGGATGGTTCCTGGGGAAAGCCCGCCACCAGCGTCGCCGTGTCGGCATTGACGAAGGTCATCATGGGCTGGAAGGGGAAGGGCACCGCCATCTGCCCGGGCCGGACGCGCATATGGGTGACGTAGCCGTCGGAAGGGGCCGTCACGGTGCAGCTTTTTAGGTCGAACATGGCACTGGCCAGCTGCGCTTTGTACTGGGCCACCTGCTTCTTGTACTCTTCGATGTCGAATTTCGACCCGCCTGCCCGTTTGCGCAGTTTAATCACATCCTGCAGGCGCTTCTGGGCGAAAGCCAGCAGCGCCTTGATCTCGTCCACCTTCGCCTGATAGGGAGTGGGGTCGATCTTGAAGAGCACGTCGCCCTTTTTGATAGGCACGTTGGGCTGGACCGGGACCTCGATCACCTTGCCCCGGACATTGGGGATGATCTGGGTCGTGACATAGAAGATGCGCGCCTTCTTGGAAGCGGGGTGGTAGTAGGCCATCCCCATCAGAACATGGCCGATGAGGAAGACGCCGCCGAGCACCGCGGTGGTCAGGGACCATTTGTTGACCGGGATTTTGAAGATTTTGAAGATCGCCCAGCAGAGTGCGGCGTAGGTCAGGAGCATCAAGGTTTCCATCAGGCCAGCTCTCCTTTGCTGCTTTCACGCTTCTCGAGCTCCGTCTGAAGCTCCTCCACCCTCTTTTCGAGGGCTTCGAGCTTCTTGAGCTGCTCGCGGAACTCCTCGGAGGGCTCCACCGCCACCTTCTCCACGCCCCACCCCTCTTTGGGGTTATAGAGGTAGGCCCAGATCCAGAGAAAGGGCCAGATGGTGTGCATCAGAAAGAGGCTCACCCACCCCGCGGCGTGGATCGCCTCCCGATGGGGGTGGTTGCGCTTTTTGGCGATTTCGTAGGGGATATCGTGGATGAAGATGACGACATAGACCAGGAAAATCGCCACCACCACGAAGATTCCCAATGCGACGAAATCGAGCAGTCGCGGTTCGATATGCATAGCCCGTGTCCTTTTTTGTGAGTATTTGAATCTCTTCAAGTGTAGCGAAAAAGGGGTCATCGGCGGCTTAAACACCATAAGGGCACATGTATCCTTCTACCGTGCACGGAATGCACAGCCTATGCCGTTGCCTATTTCAAATAAATAGTGATGATTTCGTTCAGGAGTGGGTTGAAGAGAGGAAAGATGGCGCGCCCGGCACGATTCGAACGTGCGACCGCTGGTACCGCAAACCAGTGCTCTATCCAGCTGAGCTACGAGCGCATCTTTGCTTTGTGGACGGGAATTATACTTCAAAACGGAACAATTTTCAAGGGTCTACCCTCGATTTCACGAATTTTTTTGGCATTTCTATAAAAACATGCCAACAGCCGACGACCATTCACGATAAATTGGCGCATACCCCATGCCGATTCGCGAAGCGAATCTCGCTGCCTCATCCCTTATGCTTGCGCAAAAGATGCATCGGACCGAAGAGGGCATGGGCCGTCACGTTGCAGACGAAAGTGTGGTTGTAGGGGTGTTCCAGCAGGTGGTGGCGGAAGCGGGCCGCTTCGGGCAGGTCGAGAATGCGCCGGGCGATGGCGCCGAAGAGTATCAGCTCCACCTCCGTCGGCAGTTCCGAGAGCAGGGCCCGCAGAAAGGGGCGCCACGCCTTGGCATGGCGGTTGGAGGCGCTCTTTTCCTCGAAAACCAGCGCCGCATTGAGAAGCAAGACGCCGTGACGTTCAAAATTTTGCCGCAGGTCGTCGATAGAGTCGATGAGGGCCCGCTTATCCAGGGCCGCGATCGCCTCCTGGGAGAGGTCGTCGCAGGTAAGCAGCCCCTCGGCGACAAGCGCCATTTTGATGAAATTGCGCAGGCTGGTGGCGCGATTGACCCGGGCACTCAGCCCTTTCTCGCCAAAAAGGCGCTCCACCGCCCCGTCGATGAAGGCGTGCCCCGTGGCCGACTCGGGTCTCGGGTAGGGGTCCTGGCCAAAGAGAATATAGCGCATTCTGGATCGGGGAAGGGTTTTGAAGGCGGCGAAAACCCGCTCTTTTGCGGGAATGTATTCCCCCGTTTGCAAAAAGGCGCGATAGGCCCCATCGAGGGCGCCGTAGGCACGCTGCAGGCTCTCCTGCCAGTCGGGGGCGGCGTCAATCATGGATTTTGGAAAACTTCAGGACCAGTTCCACTTCGCCTTTGCCCAGGCGAAGCTGTTTGGCGATGCTCTCGGCATCCATCCCCTTGGCGTGCAGCTGGAGAATCTTCTGTTCGTCCGGCGCCGCATGCTCGCTGGCGAAGGCGACCTGCCGCACCTTTCCGTCGAGCTTCTCCACCCGCTCCTGCAGCTCCTCGCTCATGGCATCTACCCGCTCCTGCAGGTGCTGGATCTGCAGCACGAAGGGCTGAAGCTTGCGGTTGAGCAAATGTTCATCCACCTCCCTGCCGTTCTGGCGCTCCTCCAGCTCCAGGCGCATCAGCTCTTCG
It encodes the following:
- a CDS encoding DUF3302 domain-containing protein yields the protein MHIEPRLLDFVALGIFVVVAIFLVYVVIFIHDIPYEIAKKRNHPHREAIHAAGWVSLFLMHTIWPFLWIWAYLYNPKEGWGVEKVAVEPSEEFREQLKKLEALEKRVEELQTELEKRESSKGELA
- a CDS encoding uracil-DNA glycosylase family protein → MIDAAPDWQESLQRAYGALDGAYRAFLQTGEYIPAKERVFAAFKTLPRSRMRYILFGQDPYPRPESATGHAFIDGAVERLFGEKGLSARVNRATSLRNFIKMALVAEGLLTCDDLSQEAIAALDKRALIDSIDDLRQNFERHGVLLLNAALVFEEKSASNRHAKAWRPFLRALLSELPTEVELILFGAIARRILDLPEAARFRHHLLEHPYNHTFVCNVTAHALFGPMHLLRKHKG
- a CDS encoding efflux RND transporter periplasmic adaptor subunit, yielding METLMLLTYAALCWAIFKIFKIPVNKWSLTTAVLGGVFLIGHVLMGMAYYHPASKKARIFYVTTQIIPNVRGKVIEVPVQPNVPIKKGDVLFKIDPTPYQAKVDEIKALLAFAQKRLQDVIKLRKRAGGSKFDIEEYKKQVAQYKAQLASAMFDLKSCTVTAPSDGYVTHMRVRPGQMAVPFPFQPMMTFVNADTATLVAGFPQEPSSNLHEGDPAEAVFTAYPGMTFQGHVSKVLPVMAEGELKPGQDMVSFTRQLPPGLVPAVITLDKNISQLGLPMGVDADVAVYGAKEGYWSHVAIVRKILLRMITWSHFLRFH